The following proteins are co-located in the Triticum aestivum cultivar Chinese Spring chromosome 1A, IWGSC CS RefSeq v2.1, whole genome shotgun sequence genome:
- the LOC123103565 gene encoding peroxidase 22, which produces MASPSSSPVALRGAATLAALLAAVCLLHAGGAALAAADLCVDYYDCTCPDAYKIVQGVLVQAHKSDPRIFASLIRLHLHDCFVQGCDGSLLLNTFNGMETEQDAIPNKGSARGYSVVDAAKAALEAACPGVVSCADILAIASEISVQLSGGPGWSVLLGRLDGFTSNFTAAGELPGPFDPLNTLKEKYRTATLDDTTDLVALSGAHTFGRVQCQFVTDRLYNFSGTNRPDPTLNPGYRAFLSQRCPRNGPVGSLNDLDPTTPDKFDKNYFTNLKVNRGFL; this is translated from the exons AtggcttctccttcctcctccccagTCGCCCTCCGCGGCGCCGCCACCTTGGCCGCGCTGCTGGCGGCCGTCTGCCTCCTCCACGCCGGcggggcggcgttggcggcggcggacCTGTGCGTGGACTACTACGACTGCACGTGCCCGGACGCGTACAAGATCGTGCAGGGGGTGCTGGTGCAGGCGCACAAGTCGGACCCTCGCATCTTCGCCAGCCTGATCCGGCTCCACTTACACGACTGCTTCGTGCAGGGCTGCGACGGCTCGCTGCTGCTGAACACCTTCAACGGGATGGAGACGGAGCAGGACGCCATTCCCAACAAGGGCTCGGCGCGCGGCTACAGCGTCGTCGACGCCGCCaaggccgccctcgaggccgcctgccccggcgtcgtctcctgcgccgacatcctCGCCATCGCCTCCGAGATATCGGTCCAGCTG TCCGGAGGACCCGGGTGGAGCGTCTTGCTGGGGAGGCTGGATGGCTTCACGTCCAACTTTACCGCAGCCGGGGAACTACCAGGCCCATTCGACCCCCTCAACACTCTGAAAGAAAAGTACAGAACGGCCACGCTCGACGATACTACCGACCTCGTCGCTCTCTCTG GCGCCCACACTTTCGGCCGCGTGCAATGCCAGTTTGTCACCGACAGACTGTACAACTTCAGTGGCACGAACCGGCCTGACCCGACCCTCAACCCAGGCTACAGGGCTTTCTTGTCCCAGCGATGCCCAAGGAACGGACCCGTGGGTTCCCTGAACGACCTCGACCCGACAACACCCGACAAGTTCGACAAGAACTACTTCACGAACCTCAAGGTGAACCGCGGCTTCCTCTAG